The Pseudarthrobacter sulfonivorans genome includes a window with the following:
- a CDS encoding sarcosine oxidase subunit delta → MLLISCPNCGSRDETEFHYGGQAHVAYPENPNELNDREWAEFLFYRDNTKGAFAERWLHSTGCRQWFNMLRDTVTYEIQAIYPMGEPRPDAAAPARESGTASLAPDSTTTGTAAPSTAATSIAASTSRASTTAPEGATK, encoded by the coding sequence ATGCTCCTCATTTCATGCCCCAACTGCGGCTCCCGCGACGAGACCGAGTTCCACTACGGCGGCCAGGCCCACGTGGCCTATCCGGAAAACCCTAACGAACTGAACGACCGCGAATGGGCCGAGTTCCTGTTCTACCGGGACAACACCAAGGGCGCCTTCGCCGAACGCTGGCTCCACAGCACCGGCTGCCGCCAGTGGTTCAACATGCTCCGCGACACGGTCACCTACGAGATCCAGGCGATCTACCCCATGGGCGAGCCCCGGCCTGACGCAGCCGCCCCGGCACGTGAGTCCGGCACTGCCAGCCTCGCCCCGGACAGCACCACCACCGGGACCGCTGCGCCGAGCACCGCCGCAACAAGCATCGCCGCCAGCACCTCACGCGCCAGCACCACCGCCCCGGAAGGAGCAACCAAGTGA
- a CDS encoding sarcosine oxidase subunit beta family protein, producing the protein MADLLPEHPEFLWHNPDPKPSYDAVIVGGGGHGLATAYFLAKNHGMTNIAVLEKGWLAGGNMARNTTIIRSNYLWDESAAIYEHALKLWEVLPEELEYDFLFSQRGVMNLAHTLGDVRESMRRVGANKLNGVDAEWLDPQQVKELCPILNINDNIRYPVMGATYQPRAGIAKHDHVAWAFARKCDELGVDIIQNCEVTGFVKDGNRVVGVKTNRGTINTEKVGLCAAGHSSVLAEMAGFRLPIQSHPLQALVSELHEPVHPTVVMSNHVHVYVSQAHKGELVMGAGVDSYNGYGQRGSFHVIEHQMAAAVELFPIFARAHVLRTWGGIVDTTLDASPIVGTTPVDNMFVNCGWGTGGFKGTPAAGLTFAHTIATGTPHELNKPFALERFETGALIDEHGAAAVAH; encoded by the coding sequence ATGGCCGATCTGCTTCCGGAGCACCCGGAATTCCTTTGGCACAACCCGGACCCGAAGCCTTCCTACGACGCAGTCATCGTTGGTGGCGGCGGGCACGGCCTGGCCACCGCCTACTTCCTGGCCAAAAACCACGGCATGACCAACATCGCCGTCCTCGAAAAGGGCTGGCTGGCCGGCGGCAACATGGCCCGCAACACCACCATCATCCGGTCCAACTACCTCTGGGACGAGAGCGCGGCTATCTACGAGCACGCCCTCAAGCTCTGGGAAGTCCTGCCGGAGGAGCTCGAATACGACTTCCTCTTCAGCCAGCGCGGCGTGATGAACCTCGCCCACACCCTGGGTGATGTGCGCGAAAGCATGCGGCGCGTGGGCGCGAACAAACTCAACGGAGTTGACGCCGAATGGCTGGACCCGCAGCAGGTCAAGGAACTCTGCCCCATCCTGAACATCAACGACAACATCCGCTACCCGGTCATGGGCGCCACGTACCAGCCGCGCGCCGGCATCGCCAAGCATGACCACGTGGCCTGGGCCTTCGCCCGCAAGTGCGACGAACTGGGCGTGGATATCATCCAGAACTGCGAAGTCACCGGCTTCGTCAAGGACGGCAACCGCGTGGTGGGCGTCAAGACCAACCGCGGCACCATCAACACCGAAAAGGTGGGCCTGTGCGCCGCCGGGCACAGCTCGGTCCTGGCCGAAATGGCCGGCTTCCGGCTCCCCATCCAGTCCCACCCGCTGCAGGCGCTGGTTTCCGAACTGCACGAACCGGTCCACCCCACCGTGGTCATGTCCAACCACGTGCACGTCTACGTTTCCCAGGCACACAAGGGCGAGCTGGTCATGGGCGCCGGAGTGGACTCCTACAACGGTTACGGCCAGCGCGGCTCGTTCCATGTGATCGAGCACCAGATGGCGGCCGCCGTCGAGCTCTTCCCGATCTTTGCCCGTGCGCACGTACTCAGGACCTGGGGCGGCATCGTTGATACGACGCTGGACGCCTCCCCGATCGTGGGCACCACTCCGGTGGACAACATGTTCGTGAACTGTGGCTGGGGCACGGGCGGCTTCAAGGGCACGCCGGCCGCGGGCCTCACCTTTGCCCACACCATCGCCACGGGAACGCCGCACGAACTGAACAAGCCGTTTGCGCTGGAGCGGTTCGAAACCGGTGCCCTGATCGACGAACACGGCGCAGCCGCCGTGGCCCACTAG
- the glyA gene encoding serine hydroxymethyltransferase — MVDVLTRTLAETDPAIHAAVQQELLRQQGTLEMIASENFAPTAVMEAQGSVLTNKYAEGYPGKRYYGGCEHVDVVEQLAIDRLKSLFGSEFANVQPHSGAQANAAAMFALIQPGDTILGLNLAHGGHLTHGMRINFSGKLYKVVPYGVGEETMLIDMAEVERLAVENKPKLIVAGWSAYSRQLDFAEFRRIADLVGAYLMVDMAHFAGLVAAGLHPSPVPHAHIVTSTTHKTLGGPRGGVILTNDADIAKKVNSAVFPGQQGGPLEHVIAAKAVAFKLAAEPAFRDRQERTLEGARIIAERMLSADVAEAGVTVVSGGTDVHLVLVDLRNSELDGQQGEDRLHRIGITVNRNAVPFDPRPPMISSGLRIGTPALATRGFGKAEFTEVADIIAAALKREFSDETVAELRQRVEILAGKFPLYPNLSSDANEVA; from the coding sequence ATGGTCGACGTTCTGACCCGTACGCTCGCAGAGACCGATCCTGCGATCCATGCAGCCGTTCAGCAGGAGCTCCTGCGCCAGCAGGGCACGCTGGAGATGATCGCCTCTGAAAACTTTGCGCCGACTGCCGTCATGGAGGCGCAGGGATCCGTCCTGACCAACAAGTACGCCGAAGGCTACCCTGGCAAGCGCTACTACGGCGGCTGCGAACACGTTGACGTGGTCGAGCAGCTGGCCATCGACCGTCTTAAGTCATTGTTCGGCTCCGAATTCGCCAATGTGCAGCCCCACTCAGGCGCCCAGGCCAACGCGGCGGCGATGTTCGCCCTGATCCAGCCCGGTGACACCATCCTGGGGTTGAACCTCGCACACGGTGGCCACTTGACGCATGGGATGCGAATCAACTTCTCCGGCAAGCTCTACAAAGTGGTCCCGTACGGAGTCGGCGAAGAGACCATGCTGATTGACATGGCTGAAGTCGAGCGCCTGGCGGTTGAGAACAAGCCGAAGCTGATCGTCGCCGGCTGGTCCGCCTACTCCCGGCAGCTTGACTTCGCCGAATTCCGCCGTATTGCGGACCTGGTAGGCGCCTACCTGATGGTGGACATGGCCCATTTCGCAGGCCTGGTGGCCGCAGGGCTTCACCCCAGCCCCGTGCCTCACGCCCACATCGTCACGAGCACCACCCACAAGACCCTTGGCGGCCCGCGCGGTGGTGTGATCCTGACCAACGACGCCGACATCGCCAAGAAGGTCAACTCCGCGGTGTTCCCCGGACAGCAGGGTGGCCCGCTGGAGCACGTCATTGCCGCGAAGGCTGTGGCGTTCAAGCTCGCTGCTGAGCCGGCGTTCCGCGACCGCCAGGAACGCACCCTGGAAGGCGCCCGCATCATCGCAGAACGCATGCTGTCTGCCGACGTTGCAGAGGCCGGCGTGACCGTCGTCAGCGGCGGCACCGACGTGCACCTGGTCCTGGTGGATCTGCGCAATTCGGAACTGGACGGCCAGCAGGGCGAAGACCGCCTGCACCGGATCGGCATCACGGTCAACCGCAACGCCGTGCCGTTCGACCCGCGACCGCCGATGATCTCGTCCGGTCTTCGTATCGGCACGCCGGCACTGGCCACGCGTGGGTTCGGGAAGGCAGAGTTCACCGAGGTAGCGGACATTATCGCCGCAGCACTCAAGCGCGAGTTCAGCGACGAGACTGTGGCGGAACTGCGGCAGCGGGTTGAAATCCTGGCCGGAAAGTTCCCGCTCTACCCCAACCTCTCCTCTGACGCGAACGAGGTGGCATAA
- a CDS encoding GntR family transcriptional regulator — protein MAVEASAIAADVVKKSLADVAYERIRDRLLMLDIKPGDLLNDDHLARDLGVGRTPVREALKRLELDRLVVSYPRRGTFATRVEVTDLAFISEIRTQLEPLAASRAARVATELQRERLRAVMRAVESFDTHAASVVETLRLDARVHQGIYAAAANPHLEDVLIRYDNLATRIWCMVLDRLPDLSRHVHEHLDLLGAVIDGDEARAADLARSHVSGFEDAVRKALFT, from the coding sequence ATGGCAGTTGAAGCGTCGGCGATCGCGGCAGATGTGGTCAAGAAGTCGTTGGCGGACGTGGCGTACGAGCGTATCCGCGACCGGCTGCTGATGCTTGACATCAAACCCGGCGATCTTCTTAACGACGACCACCTCGCCAGGGACCTCGGCGTGGGGCGGACTCCAGTGCGGGAAGCTTTGAAGCGGCTTGAGCTCGACCGTCTGGTGGTTTCGTATCCGCGCAGGGGCACCTTTGCCACCCGAGTAGAGGTGACAGACCTTGCTTTCATTTCAGAAATCCGGACGCAGCTTGAACCGCTCGCAGCGTCCCGTGCTGCCCGGGTGGCCACGGAACTGCAGCGGGAGCGGTTGCGGGCTGTGATGCGGGCTGTTGAATCCTTCGATACCCATGCGGCCTCCGTCGTCGAAACTCTGCGCCTTGATGCGCGCGTCCATCAAGGCATCTACGCGGCTGCGGCCAATCCCCACCTTGAGGACGTCCTGATCCGGTACGACAATCTCGCCACCCGCATCTGGTGCATGGTTCTGGATCGCCTTCCCGATCTTTCCCGCCACGTGCATGAGCACCTGGACCTGCTCGGCGCAGTGATTGACGGCGATGAGGCACGGGCCGCTGACCTGGCGAGGAGCCACGTCAGTGGCTTCGAGGATGCCGTCCGCAAGGCGCTCTTCACCTGA
- the purU gene encoding formyltetrahydrofolate deformylase: protein MTLVATDSSTSTLTQNDPRVKDKAQKFVLTLSCVERAGIVQAVTTFLFERGFNIDEHQQFDDGLRETLHLRTAFSGSPEYTPERLQEEFNAIADRFEMKFSFHDQTKERILVMVSKFGHCLNDLIFRWRGGSLGGDIVLVVSNHETHRAMADAAGLPFVYLPVTPETKADAEQRLLDLVDEHNIDLVVLARYMQVLSDDLCRSLEGRAINIHHSFLPGFKGARPYHQAYDRGVKLVGATAHYVTAELDEGPIIEQEVIRVDHSYGPTTLSTVGQDAEALALSRAVRWHCEHRVLLDQTSTVVFR, encoded by the coding sequence ATGACCCTAGTGGCAACAGACTCATCAACCAGCACGCTGACTCAGAACGACCCCCGCGTGAAGGACAAGGCCCAGAAGTTCGTACTCACACTGTCGTGCGTCGAACGTGCCGGTATTGTCCAAGCGGTCACCACTTTTCTCTTCGAACGTGGCTTCAACATCGACGAGCACCAGCAGTTCGACGACGGGCTCCGCGAGACGCTGCACCTGCGCACCGCATTCTCGGGTTCCCCCGAGTACACGCCGGAACGGCTCCAGGAGGAGTTCAACGCCATTGCCGACCGCTTCGAGATGAAGTTCAGCTTCCATGACCAGACCAAGGAGCGCATCCTGGTCATGGTGTCCAAGTTCGGCCACTGCCTGAATGACCTGATCTTCCGCTGGCGCGGTGGCAGCCTCGGCGGCGACATCGTCCTCGTGGTGTCCAATCATGAAACCCACCGGGCAATGGCCGACGCCGCCGGCCTGCCCTTCGTCTACCTCCCTGTGACCCCCGAGACGAAGGCAGACGCCGAACAGCGCCTGCTGGACCTCGTCGACGAGCACAACATCGACCTCGTTGTGCTCGCCCGGTACATGCAGGTGCTCTCCGATGACCTCTGCCGCTCCCTTGAAGGCCGGGCCATCAACATCCACCACTCCTTCCTTCCTGGCTTCAAGGGAGCGCGCCCGTACCACCAGGCGTACGACCGTGGCGTCAAACTGGTAGGTGCCACTGCCCACTACGTGACTGCTGAACTCGATGAAGGGCCAATCATCGAACAGGAAGTCATCCGGGTGGACCACAGCTACGGTCCCACCACACTGTCAACAGTCGGGCAGGATGCGGAAGCGCTTGCACTGTCCCGCGCCGTGCGGTGGCACTGCGAGCACCGTGTGCTGCTGGACCAAACCAGCACTGTCGTGTTCCGGTAA
- a CDS encoding GcvT family protein, with product MASTPSIVIIGAGIVGTNLADELVARGWNNITVLDQGPLNMPGGSTSHAPGLVFQTNPSKTMAAFAKYTVEKLLSLSEDGVSCFNQVGGLEVATTETRLADLKRKLGYAAAWGIDGKILSREECKELYPLINEEDILGGLHVPSDGLAHAARAVQLLIKRTEAAGVKYIGNTEVTGIEQSNRRVTGVETAEGVIPADIVVSCAGFWGAKIGEMIGMSVPLLPLAHQYVKTTPVPAQQGKNELPNGASLPILRHQDQDLYYREHGERYGIGSYAHRPMPVDLDELGSYEPSSISEHNMPSRLDFTLEDFLPAWEATKQLLPALRESEIEDGFNGIFSFTPDGGSLVGESKEVDGFYVAEAVWVTHSAGIARAVAELLTTGKSSIDLGDCDIHRFEDVQLTPEYVSETSQQNFVEIYDVLHPLQPKLSPRNLRVSPFHARHKQLGGFFLEGGGWERPYWFEANAELLKEMPDEWQPPARDAWAGMFSSPIAAAEAWKTRTAVAMYDMTPLKRLEVSGPGALKLLQELTTADMTKKPGAVTYTLLLDHAGGIRSDITVARLSEDTFQLGANGNIDTAYFERAARHQTENGTASDWVQVRDTTGGTCCIGLWGPLARDLITTVSSDDFSNDGLRYFRAKKVVIGGVTVTAMRLSYVGELGWELYTSADNGQRLWDALWKAGQPFGVIAAGRAAFSSLRLEKGYRSWGTDMTTEHDPLEAGLGFAVKMTKENFVGKAALEGRTEENSARRLRCLTVDDGRSIVLGKEPVFYKDQAVGYVTSAAYGYTVAKPIAYAYLPAAVSLGDSVEIEYFGRRIQATVTADPLYDPTMTRLRG from the coding sequence ATGGCTTCGACGCCAAGCATTGTCATTATTGGAGCGGGAATCGTCGGCACGAACCTGGCCGACGAACTGGTCGCGCGGGGTTGGAACAACATCACCGTCCTGGACCAGGGCCCCCTGAATATGCCTGGAGGCTCCACGTCCCACGCCCCGGGCCTCGTTTTCCAGACGAACCCTTCAAAGACCATGGCTGCCTTCGCCAAGTACACGGTTGAGAAGCTCCTGTCCCTGAGCGAGGACGGCGTCAGCTGCTTCAACCAGGTCGGCGGTTTGGAAGTTGCCACCACCGAGACCCGCCTCGCGGACCTGAAGCGGAAGCTCGGCTATGCCGCCGCGTGGGGTATCGACGGCAAGATCCTTTCCCGCGAGGAATGCAAGGAGCTCTACCCGCTCATCAATGAGGAAGACATCTTGGGTGGCCTCCACGTACCCAGCGACGGCCTGGCACACGCCGCCCGCGCAGTCCAGCTGCTCATCAAGCGCACGGAAGCCGCCGGGGTTAAGTACATCGGCAACACCGAGGTCACCGGAATCGAACAGTCCAACCGCCGGGTCACAGGAGTGGAGACCGCTGAAGGCGTCATCCCCGCGGACATCGTGGTTTCCTGCGCCGGCTTCTGGGGCGCGAAGATCGGCGAGATGATCGGGATGTCTGTCCCGCTCCTCCCGCTGGCCCACCAGTACGTCAAGACCACTCCCGTACCGGCACAGCAGGGCAAGAACGAACTGCCCAACGGCGCTTCGCTTCCCATCCTGCGCCACCAGGACCAGGACCTCTACTACCGCGAACACGGCGAGCGCTACGGCATTGGTTCCTACGCGCACCGCCCTATGCCCGTGGATCTTGACGAGCTGGGCAGCTACGAGCCCAGCAGCATCAGCGAACACAATATGCCTTCGCGCCTGGACTTCACCCTGGAGGACTTCCTTCCTGCGTGGGAAGCCACCAAGCAGCTGCTGCCGGCCCTGCGCGAAAGCGAAATCGAGGATGGCTTCAACGGCATCTTCTCCTTCACCCCGGACGGCGGCTCCCTGGTGGGCGAATCGAAGGAAGTGGACGGCTTCTATGTGGCTGAGGCCGTGTGGGTGACCCACTCCGCCGGCATTGCCCGCGCCGTTGCCGAACTGCTGACCACCGGCAAGTCCAGCATTGATCTTGGTGACTGCGATATCCATCGTTTCGAAGACGTCCAGCTGACCCCCGAGTACGTCAGCGAGACGTCCCAGCAGAACTTCGTGGAAATCTATGATGTGCTGCACCCGCTGCAGCCAAAGCTCTCGCCACGCAATCTCCGAGTCAGCCCGTTCCACGCCCGTCACAAGCAGCTGGGCGGCTTCTTCCTGGAGGGCGGCGGATGGGAGCGCCCCTACTGGTTCGAAGCCAACGCCGAACTGCTCAAGGAGATGCCTGACGAATGGCAGCCGCCCGCACGTGACGCCTGGGCCGGGATGTTCAGCTCGCCCATCGCCGCCGCCGAAGCCTGGAAGACCCGCACCGCGGTGGCCATGTACGACATGACCCCGCTCAAGCGCCTTGAGGTTTCCGGCCCCGGAGCCCTGAAGCTGCTGCAGGAGCTGACTACCGCCGACATGACCAAGAAGCCGGGGGCGGTCACCTACACGCTCCTGCTGGACCACGCCGGCGGGATCCGAAGCGACATCACCGTGGCCCGCCTGAGCGAAGACACCTTCCAGCTCGGCGCCAACGGAAACATCGACACCGCTTACTTTGAGCGGGCCGCACGCCACCAGACGGAAAACGGAACCGCCAGCGACTGGGTCCAGGTGCGCGATACCACCGGCGGGACCTGCTGCATCGGCTTGTGGGGACCCCTCGCCCGGGACCTGATCACCACCGTCAGCAGCGACGACTTCTCCAACGACGGCCTGCGCTACTTCCGGGCCAAGAAGGTTGTCATCGGCGGCGTCACCGTCACCGCAATGCGGCTGTCCTACGTCGGCGAGCTGGGCTGGGAACTGTACACCAGCGCGGACAACGGCCAGCGCCTGTGGGACGCACTGTGGAAGGCAGGGCAGCCGTTCGGCGTGATCGCTGCCGGCCGCGCCGCGTTCAGCTCGCTGCGCCTGGAAAAGGGCTACCGCTCGTGGGGCACCGACATGACCACCGAGCACGACCCGCTGGAAGCGGGACTCGGTTTCGCCGTGAAGATGACCAAGGAAAACTTCGTCGGCAAGGCAGCACTGGAAGGCCGGACCGAGGAAAACTCCGCCCGCCGCCTTCGCTGCCTGACGGTCGACGACGGCCGCAGCATCGTGCTGGGCAAGGAACCTGTCTTCTACAAGGACCAGGCAGTTGGCTACGTCACGAGCGCCGCTTATGGCTACACCGTTGCCAAGCCAATTGCCTACGCGTACCTGCCCGCCGCCGTCTCCCTGGGTGACTCGGTTGAAATCGAGTACTTTGGCCGGCGCATCCAGGCCACAGTCACGGCCGATCCACTGTACGACCCCACGATGACCCGGCTCCGCGGCTAA
- a CDS encoding cyclodeaminase/cyclohydrolase family protein has protein sequence MINSETISDYLARLASREPTPGGGAAAALHAAQGAALVAMVARYTTGTKYEQHAELVARIISSADGLVAQALRLADADQHAFQGVIDAYKLPAGTDDLKAERTASIQDALVQAANTPAQLILLAGAVVDLATELFEVANANVISDVAAAVDAARAAATTARVNIDINVVAIKDTEARSRLAEQTDGLEEKVVLAADSLVKRVRERILG, from the coding sequence ATGATCAATTCAGAAACAATAAGCGACTACCTTGCCAGGCTTGCCTCGCGCGAACCCACCCCCGGCGGCGGCGCAGCCGCGGCTCTCCACGCCGCCCAGGGGGCGGCGCTTGTCGCCATGGTGGCCAGGTACACCACCGGCACGAAATACGAACAGCACGCCGAACTCGTCGCCAGGATCATCAGCAGCGCCGACGGCCTGGTGGCCCAGGCCCTGCGCCTCGCGGACGCCGACCAGCACGCGTTCCAAGGCGTCATCGATGCCTACAAGCTCCCCGCCGGTACTGACGACCTCAAGGCCGAACGGACAGCATCCATCCAGGACGCGCTCGTCCAGGCGGCGAATACACCGGCACAACTGATCCTGCTTGCCGGCGCCGTCGTGGATCTTGCCACGGAACTGTTCGAGGTGGCCAATGCCAACGTGATCAGTGACGTCGCCGCCGCCGTCGACGCAGCCCGGGCAGCCGCCACCACTGCACGGGTGAACATCGACATCAATGTGGTGGCCATCAAGGACACCGAAGCGCGTTCCCGGCTGGCTGAGCAGACGGACGGCCTTGAGGAAAAGGTCGTCCTGGCAGCCGACTCGCTAGTGAAGCGCGTGCGCGAAAGGATTCTCGGTTGA
- a CDS encoding bifunctional 5,10-methylenetetrahydrofolate dehydrogenase/5,10-methenyltetrahydrofolate cyclohydrolase has product MSTTLLSGRSLAKLIQQKAHDEARNLETDGVRPTLAVVVATDDGSTLWYVRSIERAAESAGINCRIVDLGHDATGQVLASVLKDLSAEPSVNGIILQTPLPPGVDADALVGHIAPEKDIDGANPLSLGRLAVGQPSFAPATARAVTEILDHFDIPVAGRNVVVIGRSAVVGKPLSLLLLERDATVTVCHSRSGALEKYTKAADVVVVAAGRTGLLNGGHISSGAVVIDVGTNVLSDGSLVGDVDEASVRGIAGALTPVPGGVGSVTTSLLLLHTTEAAREQSHALVRGTAV; this is encoded by the coding sequence TTGAGCACCACACTCCTCTCTGGACGAAGCCTGGCGAAGCTCATTCAGCAGAAGGCCCACGACGAAGCCCGGAACCTCGAAACTGACGGCGTGCGCCCCACCCTTGCAGTGGTTGTGGCCACCGACGACGGCTCCACGCTCTGGTATGTGCGGTCCATCGAACGGGCTGCAGAAAGCGCGGGCATCAATTGCCGGATCGTGGACCTGGGCCACGACGCAACAGGACAGGTTCTGGCCTCAGTCCTGAAGGACCTCAGCGCCGAGCCATCCGTCAACGGCATCATCCTGCAGACGCCATTGCCTCCCGGCGTTGACGCAGATGCGCTGGTTGGGCACATCGCCCCCGAGAAGGACATCGACGGCGCGAACCCTCTGAGCCTTGGCCGGCTGGCCGTGGGCCAGCCCTCGTTCGCCCCCGCCACTGCACGGGCCGTCACCGAGATCCTGGACCACTTCGACATCCCTGTTGCGGGCCGGAACGTCGTCGTGATTGGACGCTCAGCCGTCGTCGGAAAACCGCTGTCCCTGCTGCTGCTGGAACGCGACGCCACCGTCACCGTCTGCCACTCCAGGTCAGGGGCGCTGGAGAAATACACCAAGGCGGCCGACGTCGTGGTGGTCGCCGCCGGGCGTACCGGCCTGCTGAACGGCGGCCACATTTCCTCCGGGGCTGTTGTGATCGACGTCGGCACCAACGTCCTATCCGACGGATCCCTCGTGGGGGATGTGGACGAAGCCAGCGTCCGGGGCATCGCCGGGGCGCTGACACCCGTTCCGGGTGGCGTCGGCTCAGTCACCACGTCCCTGCTGCTCCTTCACACCACCGAGGCCGCGCGGGAACAGTCGCATGCCTTGGTCCGGGGAACAGCCGTATGA
- a CDS encoding GntR family transcriptional regulator, with amino-acid sequence MPTRQVDESFADFAYRVLCDELIVLDIKPGEPLNDEVISRRLGVGRTPIREAMKRLEGDHLVVAYPRRGTFAAGVDITDLAEISEIRHLLEPAAAARAARMASPQLRQEIKEFAREVGELLPVMHSQRDLMRLDMRVHRMIYRATGSRHLEDVLIRYDNLATRIWSLVLEKLPPVSEHIAQHIELLECIAEGDSEAAARLTTKHVTDFENLIKAVL; translated from the coding sequence ATGCCAACGAGGCAGGTGGACGAGTCCTTCGCCGACTTCGCCTACAGGGTGCTCTGTGATGAACTGATCGTTTTGGACATCAAGCCTGGTGAACCATTGAATGACGAAGTGATTTCCAGGCGGCTCGGAGTGGGGAGGACACCCATCCGGGAGGCCATGAAGCGCCTTGAGGGCGACCATCTGGTGGTGGCGTATCCCCGCCGGGGAACATTCGCCGCAGGGGTGGACATCACGGATCTGGCTGAAATCTCCGAAATCCGGCACCTTTTGGAGCCTGCGGCCGCAGCACGGGCTGCCCGGATGGCATCGCCGCAGCTCCGGCAAGAGATCAAGGAATTTGCCAGGGAAGTCGGGGAGCTCCTGCCGGTAATGCACTCCCAGCGGGACCTGATGCGCCTGGACATGCGGGTACACCGGATGATCTACCGGGCCACAGGGAGCCGGCATCTTGAGGATGTCCTGATCCGGTACGACAACCTGGCGACGCGGATCTGGAGCCTGGTGCTGGAGAAACTTCCTCCGGTATCCGAGCACATTGCCCAGCACATTGAGCTGCTCGAGTGCATCGCGGAAGGGGATTCCGAAGCTGCTGCGCGGCTGACCACCAAGCATGTGACGGACTTTGAGAACCTCATCAAGGCCGTCCTGTAG
- a CDS encoding methylenetetrahydrofolate reductase: protein MSAEAVARIRLEVVPSADLLTQLPAAFDTTGSVSVTCLPHHGPARTVEASVSLARLGYHTVPHLAARSITGKAELHSLLLQLQQAGVSELFLVAGDRRTPAGPYAWSGELLEAVNAYSPDFSIGIAGYPEGHPQLSQKQLSSSLGVKAPLASSMVTQMCFSAEAISRYLRTIRKAGIELPVWVGVPGPVSIRKLVSLGARLGVGRSLKLARGTGMAGALWRRDDFLSYDSGRLIREVHQELAGDPLFAGFHVYTFNDLGRLPGLLDDLRALQPTTTLASGNTSIPLFPAKI from the coding sequence ATGAGCGCAGAAGCTGTTGCAAGGATACGGCTGGAAGTGGTTCCGTCCGCCGACCTGCTCACACAACTCCCCGCGGCTTTTGACACCACAGGATCCGTCAGCGTGACGTGCCTCCCGCACCACGGGCCTGCACGGACCGTAGAGGCGTCCGTAAGTCTGGCGCGCCTGGGATACCACACCGTTCCCCATCTCGCAGCCCGCAGCATCACGGGTAAGGCAGAACTCCATTCGCTGCTGCTGCAACTGCAGCAGGCCGGTGTCTCGGAGCTGTTTCTCGTTGCCGGTGACCGGCGCACGCCCGCCGGCCCCTATGCCTGGAGCGGAGAACTCCTTGAGGCGGTCAACGCCTATTCACCCGACTTCTCCATAGGCATCGCCGGTTATCCGGAAGGCCACCCGCAGCTTAGCCAGAAGCAACTCAGCAGCAGCCTCGGGGTCAAAGCGCCACTGGCGTCCTCAATGGTCACCCAGATGTGCTTTTCCGCCGAGGCGATCAGCCGGTACCTCCGGACAATCCGCAAAGCCGGCATCGAGCTGCCCGTGTGGGTTGGAGTCCCCGGCCCGGTGTCCATCAGGAAACTGGTCTCCCTGGGAGCACGCCTCGGGGTCGGCCGCTCCCTCAAGCTGGCCCGCGGGACCGGGATGGCGGGAGCCCTCTGGCGACGGGACGACTTCCTGAGCTACGACAGCGGACGCCTGATCCGCGAAGTCCACCAGGAGTTGGCGGGCGATCCCCTCTTTGCCGGGTTCCATGTCTACACCTTCAACGACCTCGGCCGCCTGCCTGGCCTCCTGGATGATCTCCGCGCATTGCAGCCGACCACCACGCTGGCCTCGGGCAACACCTCCATTCCACTGTTTCCTGCCAAGATCTGA